A single window of Meiothermus sp. DNA harbors:
- a CDS encoding MoxR family ATPase, translating into MSQVRVQLSALQTALSQVLFGQEQVILELLATAVAGGHALLEGLPGLGKTLLAKAFAEASGLSYRRIQFTPDLLPADVTGTEILEDGQFVFRQGPIFAQVVLADEINRATPKTQSALLEAMQERGVTVSGVRYALPEPFLVLATQNPLELEGTYPLPEAQLDRFMAKISVLAPPRATWIQILSQEPARPEPVTGLDLLLARAESQQVVVSQPALEAIANTAQLAAEEKHLRMGLSPRGAKAWLALAKALAYLAGRAHLDWNDLRNAAVPALSHRLLLTEEAQFEGIQVKQIVQDLLRRTMPK; encoded by the coding sequence ATGAGCCAGGTTCGCGTTCAGCTTTCTGCCTTACAAACGGCGCTTTCGCAGGTTTTGTTTGGGCAAGAGCAGGTTATCCTCGAGCTCTTGGCCACAGCGGTAGCCGGCGGCCACGCGCTTCTGGAGGGGCTGCCGGGGCTGGGCAAAACCTTGCTGGCTAAAGCCTTTGCCGAGGCCAGCGGGCTTTCGTACCGCCGCATCCAGTTCACCCCCGACCTGCTACCCGCCGACGTAACCGGGACAGAAATTTTAGAGGATGGGCAGTTCGTCTTCCGCCAGGGGCCTATTTTTGCCCAGGTGGTGCTGGCCGACGAAATCAACCGGGCCACCCCCAAAACGCAGTCCGCCCTGCTGGAAGCCATGCAGGAGCGGGGTGTAACGGTGAGCGGGGTACGCTATGCCCTTCCGGAACCCTTCCTGGTGCTGGCCACCCAAAACCCGCTGGAACTCGAGGGCACCTACCCCCTCCCCGAGGCCCAACTCGACCGCTTCATGGCAAAAATCAGCGTCCTGGCGCCGCCCCGGGCCACCTGGATCCAGATTCTCTCCCAAGAACCCGCCCGCCCCGAGCCGGTAACCGGCCTGGATTTGCTCTTGGCCCGGGCCGAGTCGCAGCAGGTAGTGGTCAGTCAGCCGGCGCTCGAGGCCATTGCCAACACTGCCCAGCTTGCCGCTGAAGAAAAACATCTGCGCATGGGCCTCTCGCCCCGTGGGGCCAAGGCCTGGCTGGCCCTGGCCAAAGCCCTGGCCTACCTTGCGGGCCGGGCCCACCTGGACTGGAACGACCTGCGAAACGCAGCCGTGCCTGCCCTTTCGCACCGACTCCTGCTAACCGAAGAGGCCCAGTTTGAGGGGATTCAAGTAAAGCAGATCGTACAGGACTTGCTCCGCCGCACCATGCCCAAATAA
- a CDS encoding xanthine dehydrogenase family protein molybdopterin-binding subunit, protein MSNRYIGQPMKRLEDGKLVQGRGQYLADLQADNLLYLALVRSPYAHARVISIDTSEAQNLPGVVATMTSSDLPELYAPASIPRDAQGAFHPLLARERVRYVGEPVVAILAASEAQALDAAQQVFVEYEPLPAYLEPQQARQAPPIHPHLQSNLALERKTVVGEIAQAFAQAHQVVRARLVQQRVAPSAMEPRGILASWDGIREALTVWSSTQMPHDLRSAIAEKLGLAENQVRVITPDVGGAFGAKINVYPEEILVAYLAKHLGRSVRWVEGRGESFSATIHGRAQVAELEMAFDAEGKILGLRGQVVADLGAYALETTLGNAPGTILMLQGPYEVPAVELALQAVYTNATPTGAYRGAGRPEATYYLERLMDMGARALGLDPAEIRRKNFIQGPFPYKTRTGAKYDSGAYAEVLQKLLEVSRYPELRAEQAQAQSQGRRVGIGLCSYVEITGYGWDTGGVRINPDGSAVIFTGTSPHGQGTQNAFVQIVAERLGLEPERIRVVQGDTLAVPYGMGTAGSRTLSVGGSAVLKASEEVRTKMQKIAAHLLEAAPEDIDLLEHGWGVRGTDKSVSLEQILGVAFNPRKLPPDMEPGLEGHASFALKDANYPFGAHLAMVEVDPETGLVQILRYIAVDDCGTVVNPLLFEGQQHGGIAQGIGQALYEGVVYDGEGQNLTASFLEYALPKADQIPWMEPHRHQTPSPTNPLGVKGVGEAGAIAATPAVVNAVLDALGVAHLDMPLTPEKVWRATRL, encoded by the coding sequence ATGTCGAACCGCTACATCGGCCAACCCATGAAGCGCCTCGAGGATGGCAAGCTAGTACAAGGCCGGGGTCAGTACCTGGCCGACCTTCAGGCCGACAATCTGCTCTATCTGGCCCTGGTGCGCAGCCCCTATGCCCATGCGCGGGTGATCTCCATAGACACCTCCGAGGCCCAGAACCTACCGGGAGTGGTAGCAACAATGACCTCGAGCGACCTCCCCGAGTTGTATGCCCCAGCCTCGATTCCCCGCGACGCCCAGGGGGCCTTTCACCCGTTGCTAGCCCGCGAGCGGGTTCGCTACGTGGGCGAGCCGGTAGTAGCCATTTTGGCCGCTTCGGAGGCCCAGGCTCTCGATGCAGCGCAGCAGGTTTTTGTGGAATACGAGCCCCTACCGGCCTATCTCGAGCCGCAGCAAGCCAGGCAAGCTCCCCCCATTCACCCCCACCTTCAAAGCAACCTTGCGCTCGAGCGTAAAACCGTTGTGGGCGAGATTGCTCAGGCTTTTGCCCAGGCTCACCAGGTCGTGCGCGCACGGCTGGTGCAGCAGCGGGTAGCCCCGAGCGCCATGGAACCCAGGGGCATCCTGGCCAGCTGGGACGGCATCCGCGAGGCCCTCACGGTCTGGTCAAGCACCCAGATGCCCCATGACCTGCGCAGTGCTATCGCAGAAAAGCTGGGGCTGGCCGAAAACCAGGTACGGGTCATTACCCCCGATGTGGGAGGGGCCTTTGGGGCTAAGATCAACGTGTACCCCGAGGAAATTCTGGTGGCCTACCTGGCCAAACACCTCGGACGGAGCGTTCGCTGGGTAGAAGGGCGGGGTGAGAGCTTTAGTGCTACCATCCACGGCCGGGCCCAGGTGGCCGAGCTCGAGATGGCCTTCGATGCCGAAGGAAAAATTCTGGGACTGCGGGGGCAGGTGGTGGCCGATCTGGGCGCGTATGCCCTCGAGACCACCCTGGGCAACGCCCCCGGCACCATTCTGATGCTGCAAGGCCCCTACGAAGTCCCCGCGGTGGAGCTAGCGCTGCAAGCGGTTTACACCAACGCCACCCCCACCGGGGCCTACCGGGGGGCGGGGCGGCCCGAGGCCACCTACTACCTCGAGCGCCTGATGGATATGGGCGCCCGGGCGCTGGGCCTTGACCCCGCCGAGATTCGGCGCAAGAACTTCATCCAAGGCCCCTTCCCCTACAAAACCCGCACCGGCGCCAAATACGACTCGGGGGCCTATGCCGAGGTTTTGCAAAAGCTGCTCGAGGTGAGCCGCTATCCCGAACTCCGCGCCGAGCAGGCCCAGGCCCAAAGCCAGGGGCGCCGGGTGGGGATCGGGCTTTGCAGCTATGTGGAGATCACCGGCTACGGCTGGGACACCGGCGGGGTGCGAATCAACCCCGACGGCAGCGCGGTCATCTTCACGGGCACTTCCCCCCACGGCCAGGGCACCCAGAACGCCTTTGTACAGATTGTGGCCGAACGCCTGGGTCTGGAGCCTGAGCGTATTCGCGTGGTGCAGGGCGATACCCTGGCGGTGCCCTACGGCATGGGCACGGCGGGCAGCCGTACGCTCTCGGTAGGGGGTTCGGCGGTGCTCAAAGCCTCCGAAGAGGTGCGAACCAAAATGCAGAAAATCGCTGCCCATCTGCTGGAGGCCGCCCCAGAAGATATAGACCTGCTGGAGCACGGCTGGGGTGTGCGTGGCACGGACAAGTCGGTCAGCCTGGAGCAGATTCTGGGCGTAGCCTTCAACCCCCGTAAGCTACCCCCCGATATGGAGCCGGGGCTGGAGGGACACGCCAGCTTTGCCCTCAAGGACGCCAACTACCCCTTTGGCGCCCATCTGGCCATGGTCGAGGTAGACCCCGAAACCGGCCTGGTGCAAATTTTGCGCTACATCGCGGTAGACGATTGCGGCACCGTCGTCAATCCCTTGCTTTTTGAGGGCCAGCAGCACGGGGGCATTGCCCAGGGCATCGGCCAGGCCCTCTACGAAGGCGTTGTGTACGATGGTGAAGGGCAGAATCTGACCGCGAGCTTCCTCGAGTACGCCCTACCCAAGGCCGACCAAATCCCCTGGATGGAGCCGCACCGTCATCAAACCCCCTCCCCCACCAACCCGCTGGGCGTCAAGGGGGTAGGTGAGGCCGGGGCTATTGCAGCTACACCCGCTGTGGTGAATGCAGTTTTGGACGCGCTGGGCGTAGCGCACCTGGACATGCCCCTCACGCCGGAGAAAGTATGGCGGGCTACCCGACTCTAA
- the kynA gene encoding tryptophan 2,3-dioxygenase produces MERPALPAAGQGDLMNTPDETYTQAHTDFRRDLSYGDYLMLDQVLSAQRPLTQAHDEVLFIVIHQVQELWMKLIIHELNSAMSLLKQGTIDPALKMLTRVCRAQEQMAASWEVLKTMTPSDYLQFRAAFGRASGFQSHQYRLIEFLFGNKQPFMMRPHQHRPEHHRLLEEALQAPSLYDIALHLVAARGLDIPERVLKRDYSQPHLPDEQVQAAWLEVYRHPERYWDLYYLAEKLIDVEDNFRRWRFNHLTTVERIIGHKQGTGGTAGVPYLKRALDIVLFPELWQVRTHL; encoded by the coding sequence ATGGAAAGACCCGCGCTTCCAGCAGCGGGCCAAGGTGACCTGATGAACACCCCCGACGAAACCTACACCCAGGCCCATACCGACTTCCGGCGAGATTTGTCGTATGGCGACTACCTGATGCTCGATCAGGTGCTCTCGGCCCAGCGCCCCCTCACCCAGGCCCACGACGAGGTGCTCTTTATCGTGATCCATCAGGTTCAGGAGCTCTGGATGAAGCTGATTATTCACGAGCTCAACAGTGCCATGAGCCTGCTGAAGCAAGGCACCATAGACCCGGCCCTCAAGATGCTGACCCGGGTCTGCCGCGCCCAGGAGCAGATGGCGGCCAGTTGGGAGGTGCTCAAAACCATGACCCCTTCCGACTACCTGCAGTTTCGCGCGGCCTTTGGGCGGGCCTCCGGGTTTCAGTCGCACCAGTACCGGCTGATCGAGTTCTTGTTTGGCAACAAACAGCCCTTCATGATGCGCCCGCACCAGCACCGACCCGAACACCACCGGCTGCTGGAAGAAGCCTTACAAGCACCAAGCCTTTACGACATCGCCCTACATCTGGTCGCGGCCAGGGGGCTGGACATTCCCGAGCGCGTACTAAAGCGGGATTATTCGCAACCCCACCTCCCCGACGAACAAGTACAGGCGGCCTGGCTCGAGGTCTACCGCCACCCCGAACGGTACTGGGATCTCTATTACCTGGCCGAAAAGCTGATAGACGTGGAAGACAACTTCCGTCGCTGGCGCTTCAACCACCTTACCACCGTGGAACGCATCATCGGCCACAAGCAAGGCACCGGGGGAACGGCGGGCGTGCCTTATCTGAAACGGGCCTTGGATATAGTGCTATTCCCCGAGCTCTGGCAGGTACGCACCCATCTATAG
- the kynU gene encoding kynureninase, producing the protein MRIATIQALDQADPLSAKREAFVLPEGLVYLDGNSLGMLPRIVQSRVEQVVKQQWGHDLIRSWNLHGWVDLPVKVGAKIARLIGAEPDEVVAADSTSVNLFKVLLAALRLRPERRVIVSDVDNFPTDLYIAQGVSALLGGYELRLVKKDEIEEALDHQTAVLMLTEVDYRTGYRYDMGRLTRMAHERGALALWDLAHSAGAFPVYLNQHGVDFAVGCGYKYLNGGPGAPAFLFVARRHQEAAFPFLSGWMGHKAPFAFIPEYVAAEGIRRLTVGTPSVLSMSALDAALEVFVDVDLEALREKSLRLTDLFIELMEPLAARYGFELVTPREHAQRGSQVAYRHQEGYAVMQALISQGVIGDFRAPDIVRFGFTPLYLRFMDVWEAVQRLEHVMRQDLWKDPRFQQRAKVT; encoded by the coding sequence ATGAGGATAGCAACAATCCAGGCCCTCGACCAGGCCGACCCTTTGTCCGCCAAGCGCGAAGCATTTGTATTGCCCGAGGGGTTGGTCTACCTCGATGGCAACTCGCTGGGCATGCTACCCAGAATCGTACAGAGCCGTGTCGAACAGGTAGTCAAACAGCAGTGGGGCCACGACCTGATTCGCAGTTGGAACCTGCATGGCTGGGTGGATCTACCGGTCAAAGTGGGGGCCAAAATCGCCCGGCTGATTGGAGCCGAGCCAGACGAGGTGGTGGCCGCCGACTCGACCTCGGTCAACCTGTTCAAGGTGCTGTTGGCTGCCCTTCGGCTACGCCCGGAGCGCAGGGTGATCGTCTCAGACGTGGATAACTTCCCCACCGACCTCTACATCGCCCAGGGGGTTTCGGCCCTCCTGGGCGGCTACGAATTGCGACTTGTGAAGAAAGATGAAATAGAAGAGGCCCTCGACCACCAGACCGCTGTCTTGATGCTGACCGAGGTGGACTACCGTACCGGCTACCGCTACGACATGGGCCGGCTGACCCGGATGGCCCACGAAAGAGGTGCGCTGGCCCTCTGGGATCTGGCCCATAGCGCAGGGGCCTTTCCGGTGTACTTGAACCAGCACGGGGTGGACTTTGCGGTGGGCTGCGGCTACAAGTACCTGAACGGCGGCCCCGGTGCACCGGCTTTTTTGTTTGTGGCCCGGCGGCACCAGGAGGCTGCCTTCCCCTTCCTTTCGGGCTGGATGGGCCATAAGGCCCCCTTTGCCTTCATACCCGAGTACGTGGCTGCCGAGGGCATAAGGCGGCTCACCGTGGGCACCCCGTCGGTGCTCTCGATGAGTGCCCTGGACGCGGCGCTCGAGGTGTTCGTCGATGTAGACCTGGAAGCGTTACGGGAAAAGTCACTCCGGCTGACCGATCTCTTTATCGAGTTAATGGAGCCCCTGGCCGCCCGCTACGGCTTTGAGCTGGTCACGCCCCGGGAGCATGCCCAGCGCGGCAGCCAGGTTGCCTACCGCCACCAGGAGGGCTACGCGGTCATGCAGGCCCTCATCAGCCAGGGGGTGATTGGCGACTTCCGCGCCCCCGATATCGTGCGCTTTGGCTTTACGCCCCTGTACCTGCGCTTTATGGATGTGTGGGAAGCGGTGCAGCGGCTGGAACACGTGATGCGCCAGGATCTATGGAAAGACCCGCGCTTCCAGCAGCGGGCCAAGGTGACCTGA